In one Mucilaginibacter ginsenosidivorax genomic region, the following are encoded:
- a CDS encoding acyl-CoA thioesterase, with amino-acid sequence MAEKLTDYKFKTDIPIRFSDIDSLGHVNNAIYLTYFEIARTNYWKDAIGWDWNNAGIIIGRSEINYLKQITVQDKIACYVRTIRIGNSSFDVMHVLVKITPQGEEIVTTGKTVCISYDYAANKSVSIPPDERRSMIAYDEPRLILNTN; translated from the coding sequence ATGGCCGAAAAACTCACTGATTACAAATTTAAAACTGACATACCTATCCGATTTTCGGATATTGATTCATTAGGACACGTTAACAACGCCATATATTTAACCTACTTTGAGATAGCGCGCACCAACTATTGGAAAGATGCCATTGGCTGGGATTGGAATAATGCCGGCATTATTATAGGCCGCTCGGAGATCAATTACCTAAAACAAATTACCGTTCAGGATAAGATAGCCTGCTACGTGCGTACCATACGAATAGGTAACAGCAGCTTTGATGTAATGCACGTTTTGGTAAAAATAACCCCTCAGGGTGAGGAGATTGTGACAACCGGTAAAACCGTATGTATCAGCTACGATTATGCAGCCAACAAATCGGTATCCATACCACCGGATGAGCGCCGGAGCATGATTGCTTACGATGAGCCGAGATTGATATTGAATACGAATTAA
- the folB gene encoding dihydroneopterin aldolase produces the protein MTTIALQGAEFFAYHGFYPEEQKIGCRFLVDITVDFIPRTEPADDELKHTVDYEKVYYMACEEMKHSRKLIETVAQAILDRIKRKYPYVESIRVEIKKLNPPLLGRVAHSAVTVNYNKQ, from the coding sequence ATGACTACTATTGCCCTGCAGGGTGCAGAATTTTTTGCATACCATGGATTTTATCCCGAAGAACAAAAAATAGGCTGCCGTTTCCTGGTAGATATCACAGTTGATTTTATCCCCCGGACTGAACCGGCTGACGATGAACTTAAACACACCGTTGATTACGAAAAGGTATATTATATGGCTTGCGAGGAAATGAAACATTCCCGCAAACTGATAGAAACCGTGGCACAAGCTATTTTGGACAGAATAAAAAGAAAATACCCGTACGTGGAAAGCATCCGGGTAGAAATAAAAAAATTAAATCCACCGTTGTTGGGTAGGGTTGCCCACTCGGCTGTTACAGTTAACTATAACAAGCAGTAA
- a CDS encoding acyl-CoA dehydrogenase family protein: protein MAKTDLYESPNYYQLDELLTEEHKLIRSSVRDWVKKELSPIIEDYAQKAEFPMQLVKGLAEIGAFGPTIPVEYGGAGLDYMAYGIIMQEIERGDSGIRSASSVQGSLVMYPIYAYGSEEQRKKYLPRLASGEIMGCFGLTEPDHGSNPGGMTTNIKDAGDHYILNGAKMWISNAPFADIAVVWARDEDKKVRGLIVERGMEGFTTPTTHNKWSLRASATGELVFDNVKIPKENLLPNVVGLKGPLGCLNQARYGIAWGALGAAMDCYDTALRYAKQRVQFGKPIAAFQLQQKKLAEMITEITKAQLLVWRLGVLKNENRATAAQISMAKRNSVETAINIAREARQMLGGMGITGEYPIMRHMMNLESVITYEGTHDIHLLITGMDITGEDAFK, encoded by the coding sequence ATGGCTAAAACAGATCTGTACGAATCGCCCAATTATTATCAGTTAGATGAATTACTTACCGAAGAACATAAGCTTATCCGCTCGTCGGTACGTGACTGGGTAAAAAAGGAATTAAGCCCGATAATTGAAGACTATGCTCAAAAAGCAGAGTTCCCGATGCAGCTGGTAAAAGGCCTTGCCGAAATTGGCGCATTTGGGCCAACAATACCGGTTGAGTACGGTGGCGCAGGTTTAGACTACATGGCCTACGGCATCATTATGCAGGAAATTGAGCGCGGCGATTCGGGCATCCGGTCGGCATCATCTGTGCAGGGTTCATTGGTAATGTACCCTATTTATGCCTACGGCTCTGAAGAGCAACGTAAAAAATACTTACCTCGCTTGGCATCCGGCGAAATCATGGGCTGTTTTGGCCTCACCGAACCAGATCATGGATCAAACCCCGGCGGGATGACTACTAATATTAAAGACGCCGGTGACCACTATATCCTGAACGGCGCCAAAATGTGGATCTCCAACGCGCCATTTGCTGATATAGCCGTTGTATGGGCGCGTGATGAGGATAAGAAAGTACGCGGATTGATAGTTGAGCGGGGTATGGAGGGCTTTACTACCCCTACAACGCATAACAAATGGTCGTTAAGGGCTTCGGCCACAGGCGAATTGGTTTTTGATAATGTTAAAATACCTAAGGAAAACTTGCTACCAAACGTGGTAGGCTTAAAAGGCCCGCTTGGCTGCCTTAACCAGGCACGTTACGGTATTGCATGGGGTGCGCTGGGTGCAGCTATGGATTGCTATGATACCGCCTTAAGATACGCTAAACAACGTGTTCAGTTTGGTAAACCAATAGCAGCTTTCCAACTACAGCAAAAAAAACTGGCCGAAATGATAACCGAGATTACAAAGGCGCAGTTACTGGTTTGGCGCTTAGGGGTGCTTAAAAACGAAAACAGGGCCACTGCCGCTCAAATTTCAATGGCCAAGCGCAACAGTGTAGAAACCGCTATTAATATAGCCCGCGAAGCCCGGCAAATGCTCGGGGGTATGGGCATCACTGGCGAATACCCTATTATGAGGCATATGATGAACCTTGAATCGGTAATTACCTATGAGGGAACTCATGATATTCACCTGCTGATAACAGGAATGGACATTACCGGCGAGGATGCCTTTAAGTAG
- a CDS encoding Hsp20/alpha crystallin family protein has protein sequence MTLVKFNNGLKNNARGPFFNDVFDSILNDSFLGDKLVARIPAVNISETENEFQVELAVPGLKKEDLKISLDKNVLTVSSEKKTENVEEGKKFSKREYSYNSFSRSFTLPESADHSKIEADYTDGILTLTITKKEEAKFQSREIAVK, from the coding sequence ATGACTTTAGTAAAATTTAACAACGGATTAAAAAATAACGCAAGAGGCCCATTCTTTAACGATGTATTCGATTCAATTTTAAATGATTCGTTCCTTGGCGACAAATTGGTAGCCCGTATACCTGCCGTAAACATTAGCGAAACTGAAAATGAATTCCAGGTTGAATTGGCTGTACCCGGCTTGAAGAAAGAAGATTTGAAGATCAGTTTAGATAAAAACGTATTAACCGTTTCTTCTGAAAAGAAAACTGAAAACGTTGAAGAAGGTAAAAAGTTCAGCAAGCGTGAATACAGCTACAACTCATTCAGCAGGTCGTTCACCTTGCCCGAAAGCGCCGATCATTCAAAAATCGAAGCAGACTATACCGATGGTATCCTGACTTTGACCATTACAAAAAAAGAAGAAGCTAAATTTCAATCAAGAGAAATAGCTGTAAAATAA
- a CDS encoding tetratricopeptide repeat-containing sensor histidine kinase, protein MSSIKSIAFNNKYYPRSIGLRAVIFVVLFFCACSYNNKDDGNYSKPFTAIFDTINNYQQLKSRQSAGTRYLDSAFKQIKNPFTNDRFRFYGLHFVYERKVTHNSKKALAYADSMLAVAKQSVTRHQYQVNYAEANFALGDAYFDLSQFSNAYKCFYQGYFIGKRLLNNQILAEYTYRMGMVSFKQAHYLDAAAYFKLSYNQSQNFKNGFKTFYQRQELLDNIGESYKNAGKTDSAAIYFKKALEYIDSNNARFSNLAGMLEIARGVVYGNQGDMALMTGDYAQAEQMLKSSIAINLKKGNDNKDAQLTEIKLARMYLELNRQNDLYLLLKKLRSQLDSLPNNDAETSWNYLMSKYCQQKNDSKGALIYLKRYSAQKDSLVKLDNSLKRTDVTTQQANYDKQSEIDSLKDYNKRQLIFIYFAVLLSIMAVIIIFLIFRNMKQSKRDVLAIKVLNDQINYQKKNLVKTLNELHSGSREKDRILRTVAHDLRNPLGGIAALSAAMIEDNYTPDQQEMLTLIKETSYNSLELINEILEATNSGTAALKKEWVDINALTASSVELLRFKAADKHQSINLNLPPNPAQVFISREKIWRVISNLVTNAIKFSHDGSSITVGVKNQEEGIKIIVKDSGIGIPDKLKQQVFNMFTDAKRVGTAGEKSFGLGLSICQQIVEKHHGRIWLESTVGEGTTFYVFLPFEDKETVLNAVS, encoded by the coding sequence ATGTCTTCAATTAAATCTATTGCTTTTAACAATAAATATTATCCGCGTAGCATCGGGTTACGTGCAGTGATTTTTGTTGTATTGTTTTTTTGTGCCTGTAGCTACAATAATAAAGATGATGGCAATTATTCCAAACCGTTTACAGCCATTTTTGATACGATCAATAATTACCAACAATTAAAGAGCCGTCAGTCTGCGGGCACCCGGTACCTCGATTCAGCATTTAAACAAATTAAAAACCCTTTTACAAATGATAGGTTCCGTTTTTACGGCCTTCATTTTGTGTACGAAAGGAAAGTTACCCATAACTCAAAAAAGGCCCTTGCTTATGCAGACAGTATGCTGGCTGTGGCTAAACAAAGTGTTACCCGGCATCAATACCAGGTTAACTATGCCGAGGCCAATTTTGCACTTGGCGACGCCTATTTTGACCTATCGCAATTTAGCAATGCATATAAGTGTTTTTACCAGGGTTATTTTATAGGTAAAAGGCTGCTTAATAACCAGATATTGGCCGAATATACTTACAGAATGGGAATGGTGAGTTTTAAGCAAGCGCACTATCTTGATGCAGCTGCCTATTTTAAACTGAGTTATAACCAAAGCCAGAATTTTAAAAACGGTTTTAAGACATTTTATCAACGGCAGGAGTTGCTGGATAATATTGGCGAAAGCTATAAAAATGCAGGAAAAACAGATAGTGCAGCTATCTACTTCAAAAAAGCACTTGAATATATTGATAGCAATAATGCAAGATTTAGCAACCTGGCCGGAATGCTGGAGATTGCCCGTGGCGTGGTTTATGGCAACCAGGGAGATATGGCTTTAATGACTGGGGATTATGCGCAGGCCGAGCAAATGCTCAAAAGCAGCATCGCCATAAATTTAAAAAAAGGGAATGATAATAAAGACGCTCAATTAACCGAAATAAAGCTGGCGCGGATGTACCTGGAGCTGAACCGGCAAAATGATCTTTACCTGTTGCTCAAAAAACTGCGCTCCCAACTGGATAGCCTGCCTAATAACGATGCCGAAACCAGTTGGAATTACCTGATGAGCAAATATTGTCAGCAAAAAAATGATAGCAAAGGAGCCCTTATCTATTTAAAAAGATATTCGGCCCAAAAAGATTCATTGGTAAAATTAGACAATTCGCTTAAGCGCACGGATGTAACAACCCAACAAGCTAATTACGACAAGCAAAGCGAGATAGACAGCCTGAAAGATTACAATAAGCGACAACTGATTTTCATTTATTTTGCTGTTTTATTATCCATTATGGCTGTAATTATCATATTCCTGATTTTCAGAAACATGAAACAGTCGAAAAGAGATGTATTGGCCATCAAGGTGTTAAATGACCAAATAAATTATCAAAAGAAAAACCTGGTAAAAACCCTAAATGAATTGCATAGTGGCAGCCGGGAAAAAGACCGTATCCTGAGAACCGTGGCACATGACCTCAGGAACCCGCTTGGGGGCATTGCCGCATTGTCTGCAGCCATGATTGAGGATAATTATACGCCCGATCAGCAGGAAATGCTCACTCTTATCAAAGAAACCTCGTACAATTCGCTCGAACTTATAAATGAAATATTAGAAGCTACCAACTCGGGTACGGCGGCTCTGAAAAAAGAATGGGTTGATATCAACGCACTGACAGCCAGTAGTGTAGAGTTATTACGCTTTAAGGCTGCCGATAAACATCAGTCGATAAATCTCAACCTGCCTCCAAATCCGGCCCAGGTGTTTATAAGCCGCGAAAAAATATGGCGTGTTATCAGTAACCTGGTTACCAATGCTATAAAATTCAGCCACGATGGTAGTAGTATTACAGTGGGTGTTAAAAACCAGGAAGAGGGCATTAAAATTATTGTAAAAGATAGCGGAATAGGCATTCCCGACAAATTGAAACAACAGGTTTTTAATATGTTTACTGATGCCAAACGGGTTGGCACCGCAGGCGAAAAATCATTTGGGCTCGGCCTGTCTATTTGCCAGCAAATTGTAGAAAAACACCACGGCCGCATTTGGCTGGAAAGTACTGTAGGCGAAGGCACAACTTTTTATGTTTTCCTGCCTTTTGAGGATAAAGAAACTGTATTGAACGCCGTTTCATAA
- a CDS encoding FAD-binding oxidoreductase: MEYNKITPLVLDAIIAIVGAGNVINQHDDLEKYSHDETEDLVYYPEVVAQPQTSEEVSALMKLCSENRVPVTPRGAGTGLSGGALAIKGGLLIAMERFNKVLEIDEANLQATVEPGVITEEFMNQAAAKGLLYPVDPASKGSCFIGGNVSHGSGGPRVVKYGTIREYVLNLQVVLPSGEIIWTGANTLKYASGYNLTQLFIGSEGTLGIITKIVVKLIPLPTLDALMLASFATNEAACAAVSAIFRAGIVPSALEFMERRGVEWVKEHDDIAFDLQDDIQAFLLIEVDGNNQDVIFADCEKINAVLESYDCKDVLFADSSAQKEELWRLRRTMAVSVKSNSIYKEEDTVVPRAELPRLIKGIKEIGIKYGFESVCYGHAGDGNLHVNIIKANMSDEDWNSKLKFGIKEIFELTVGLGGTLSGEHGIGLVQRDFMPIKYSEVHFALWRGIKSVFDPKGILNPGKIF; this comes from the coding sequence ATGGAATACAATAAAATAACACCGTTGGTGTTGGATGCCATCATAGCTATTGTTGGCGCGGGTAATGTTATCAACCAGCATGACGACCTTGAAAAATATAGCCACGATGAAACTGAAGACCTGGTTTATTACCCGGAGGTAGTTGCCCAGCCGCAAACGTCCGAGGAAGTTTCGGCATTGATGAAACTTTGCAGTGAAAACCGGGTCCCTGTTACGCCGCGGGGAGCGGGCACGGGTTTAAGCGGAGGTGCCCTGGCCATTAAAGGCGGTTTGCTGATAGCCATGGAACGCTTTAATAAAGTGCTGGAGATTGATGAGGCTAATTTGCAGGCAACGGTTGAGCCAGGTGTTATTACCGAAGAGTTTATGAACCAGGCCGCTGCCAAAGGCTTGCTTTACCCGGTTGACCCGGCAAGTAAAGGAAGTTGCTTCATAGGTGGCAACGTATCCCATGGCTCGGGCGGGCCAAGGGTGGTTAAGTATGGTACCATCCGCGAATATGTATTGAACTTGCAGGTGGTTTTACCATCAGGCGAAATTATATGGACAGGTGCAAATACGCTTAAGTATGCGTCGGGTTATAATTTAACCCAGCTGTTCATCGGGTCGGAAGGTACGCTGGGTATTATTACCAAAATTGTAGTGAAGCTGATTCCTTTGCCTACGTTGGATGCTTTGATGCTGGCCTCATTTGCCACTAATGAAGCTGCCTGCGCGGCCGTCTCTGCCATATTTCGTGCCGGCATTGTACCATCGGCATTGGAGTTTATGGAGCGGAGAGGAGTGGAGTGGGTGAAAGAACATGATGATATCGCCTTTGATTTACAAGATGATATCCAGGCCTTTTTGCTGATTGAAGTAGATGGCAATAACCAGGATGTGATTTTTGCCGACTGTGAAAAAATTAACGCAGTGTTGGAATCGTATGATTGCAAAGATGTGCTCTTTGCCGATTCGTCGGCACAAAAAGAGGAGCTTTGGCGGCTGCGCCGGACTATGGCTGTATCGGTAAAATCAAACTCCATATATAAAGAAGAAGATACCGTAGTGCCCCGTGCCGAATTGCCCAGGTTGATTAAAGGAATAAAAGAAATAGGTATTAAATATGGCTTTGAATCAGTTTGTTATGGCCACGCTGGTGATGGAAACCTTCACGTAAATATTATTAAAGCCAATATGAGCGACGAGGATTGGAATAGTAAACTCAAATTCGGCATCAAAGAGATTTTTGAACTCACGGTGGGGTTGGGCGGCACCTTGTCAGGCGAGCACGGCATAGGTTTGGTGCAAAGGGATTTTATGCCGATAAAATATTCTGAGGTACATTTTGCCCTTTGGCGAGGCATTAAGAGCGTATTTGATCCGAAGGGAATTTTAAATCCGGGGAAGATATTTTAA